The Oxalobacteraceae bacterium OTU3CINTB1 genome includes a window with the following:
- a CDS encoding MFS transporter yields MKQQRNPWSWVPSISFSQAVPYVAVMMLSTVMYKNLGISNTDLAFYTAWLYLPWVIKPLWSPLVELVGTKRRWIVLLQLLTGACLASVALTLHLPQFFAMSLAVLWLMAFSSATHDIASDGYYMLGLPTQGQQAAFVGVRSAFYKLAMIAGQGGIVYMAGELIKSSGDPAWAWSVVFGVMSALFLLLCAYHHFVLPRPDSDRSHAGGGALWTDFINTFRSFFQKPGIVAILGFLLLYRLGEAQLLKMAAPFLLDPRDQGGLGLTTSEFGLVYGTIGVCALVLGGLAGGVVISRFGLKRALWPMVFIMHVPDLVFVYLATALPTDTVFISACLAVEQFGYGFGFAAFMLYMILVADGAHKTAHYAICTGFMALGMMLPGMVSGWIQDHLGYQKFFIWACISTLPAFFMTARVRIPIEFGKK; encoded by the coding sequence ATGAAGCAACAACGCAACCCGTGGAGCTGGGTGCCCAGCATTTCCTTTAGCCAGGCCGTGCCCTATGTCGCGGTGATGATGCTGTCGACGGTGATGTATAAAAACCTGGGCATCTCCAACACCGATCTGGCGTTTTATACGGCCTGGCTGTACCTGCCGTGGGTCATCAAACCGCTGTGGTCGCCGCTGGTCGAGCTGGTGGGCACCAAGCGGCGCTGGATCGTGCTGCTGCAACTGTTGACGGGCGCCTGTCTGGCATCCGTGGCGCTGACCCTGCACCTGCCGCAATTCTTCGCCATGAGCCTGGCCGTGCTGTGGCTGATGGCGTTCAGCTCGGCCACCCACGATATCGCCTCCGACGGCTATTACATGCTGGGCCTGCCGACCCAGGGCCAGCAGGCGGCCTTCGTCGGCGTGCGCAGCGCCTTTTACAAGCTGGCGATGATCGCCGGCCAGGGCGGCATCGTCTACATGGCCGGCGAGTTGATCAAGTCCAGCGGCGATCCGGCCTGGGCCTGGTCGGTGGTGTTCGGCGTGATGTCGGCGCTGTTCCTGCTGCTGTGCGCCTATCACCATTTCGTGCTGCCGCGCCCGGATTCGGACCGCAGCCACGCCGGCGGCGGCGCGCTGTGGACCGATTTCATCAATACCTTCCGCAGCTTTTTCCAGAAGCCCGGCATAGTCGCCATCCTCGGTTTCCTGCTGCTGTACCGGCTGGGTGAGGCGCAACTGCTCAAAATGGCGGCGCCGTTCCTGCTCGATCCGCGCGACCAGGGCGGCCTGGGCTTGACGACGTCGGAGTTCGGCCTGGTCTACGGCACCATCGGCGTGTGCGCGCTGGTGCTGGGCGGCCTGGCCGGCGGCGTGGTCATTTCGCGCTTCGGCCTCAAGCGCGCGCTGTGGCCGATGGTGTTCATCATGCACGTGCCGGACCTGGTGTTCGTCTACCTGGCGACCGCCTTGCCGACCGATACCGTGTTCATTTCTGCCTGCCTGGCCGTCGAGCAGTTTGGCTACGGCTTCGGCTTCGCCGCCTTCATGCTGTACATGATCCTGGTGGCCGACGGCGCGCACAAGACCGCCCATTACGCCATCTGCACCGGCTTCATGGCACTGGGCATGATGCTGCCGGGAATGGTCAGCGGCTGGATCCAGGACCATTTGGGCTATCAAAAGTTTTTCATCTGGGCATGTATTTCGACCTTGCCGGCGTTTTTCATGACCGCCAGGGTGCGTATCCCGATTGAATTCGGTAAGAAATAG
- a CDS encoding methylcrotonoyl-CoA carboxylase has product MPQIESKLNPRSEDFKANAAAMRAVVDDLRAKVAKIAAGGGEAASAKHVARGKLLPRDRVQMLLDPGTPFLELSQMAAYGMYQDANGADAAPAAGIITGIGRVAGQECVIVCNDATVKGGTYYPMTVKKHLRAQEIADQNNLPCIYLVDSGGANLPNQDDVFPDRDHFGRIFYNQANLSAKGIPQIAVVMGSCTAGGAYVPAMSDESIIVKDQGTIFLGGPPLVKAATGEVVTAEDLGGGDVHTRLSGVADHLAQNDLHALSLARTIVSNLNRSKPQQGALREAEEPKYATEELYGVIPVDTRKPFDVREVIARIVDGSEFDEFKARYGTTLICGFAHIFGMKVGIIANNGILFSESALKGAHFIELCAQRKIPLVFLQNITGFMVGRKYENEGIARNGAKMVTAVATAAVPKFTVIIGGSFGAGNYGMCGRAFSPRFMWMWPNARISVMGGDQAASVLATVKRDGIEGKGGSWTAEEEAAFKQPIKDQYEHQGHPYYATARLWDDGVIDPADTRMVLGLGLSAALNAEIPDTKFGVFRM; this is encoded by the coding sequence ATGCCGCAGATCGAAAGCAAGCTCAATCCCCGCAGCGAGGACTTCAAGGCCAACGCCGCCGCCATGCGGGCCGTCGTCGACGACCTGCGCGCCAAGGTCGCGAAAATCGCGGCCGGCGGCGGCGAGGCGGCGTCGGCCAAGCACGTCGCGCGCGGCAAACTGCTGCCGCGCGACCGCGTGCAAATGCTGCTCGATCCCGGCACGCCGTTCCTCGAACTGTCGCAGATGGCCGCCTACGGCATGTACCAGGACGCCAACGGCGCCGACGCCGCGCCGGCGGCCGGCATCATCACCGGCATCGGCCGCGTCGCGGGCCAGGAGTGCGTCATTGTCTGCAACGACGCCACCGTCAAGGGCGGCACCTACTACCCGATGACGGTCAAGAAGCACCTGCGCGCGCAAGAAATCGCCGACCAGAACAACCTGCCTTGCATCTACCTGGTCGACTCGGGCGGCGCCAACCTGCCCAACCAGGACGACGTCTTCCCCGACCGCGACCACTTCGGCCGCATCTTCTACAACCAGGCCAACCTGTCGGCCAAGGGCATTCCGCAGATCGCCGTCGTCATGGGGTCTTGCACGGCCGGCGGCGCCTACGTGCCGGCCATGAGCGACGAATCGATCATCGTCAAGGACCAGGGCACGATTTTCCTCGGCGGTCCGCCGCTGGTGAAGGCGGCCACCGGCGAGGTGGTGACGGCCGAGGACCTGGGCGGCGGCGACGTCCACACCCGCCTGTCCGGCGTGGCCGACCACCTGGCGCAGAACGACCTGCACGCGCTGTCGCTGGCGCGCACCATCGTCTCGAACCTGAACCGCAGCAAGCCGCAACAGGGCGCGCTGCGCGAAGCGGAAGAACCGAAATACGCCACCGAAGAATTGTACGGCGTGATCCCGGTCGACACCCGCAAGCCGTTCGACGTGCGCGAGGTCATCGCCCGCATCGTCGACGGCAGCGAGTTCGATGAATTCAAGGCGCGCTACGGCACCACGCTGATCTGCGGCTTCGCCCACATCTTCGGCATGAAGGTGGGCATCATCGCCAACAACGGCATCCTGTTCTCGGAATCGGCATTGAAGGGCGCACACTTCATCGAGCTGTGCGCGCAGCGCAAGATCCCGCTGGTGTTCCTGCAAAATATCACCGGCTTCATGGTCGGCCGCAAATACGAAAACGAAGGCATCGCCCGCAACGGCGCCAAGATGGTCACCGCCGTCGCCACCGCCGCCGTGCCGAAGTTCACCGTCATCATCGGCGGCAGCTTCGGCGCAGGCAACTACGGCATGTGCGGCCGCGCTTTTTCGCCGCGTTTCATGTGGATGTGGCCCAACGCCCGCATCTCCGTCATGGGCGGCGACCAGGCCGCGTCGGTGCTGGCCACCGTCAAGCGCGACGGCATCGAGGGCAAGGGCGGTTCGTGGACGGCGGAGGAGGAAGCGGCCTTCAAGCAGCCGATCAAGGACCAGTACGAGCACCAGGGCCACCCGTATTACGCCACCGCGCGCCTGTGGGACGACGGCGTCATCGACCCGGCCGACACCCGCATGGTGCTGGGCCTGGGCCTGTCGGCCGCGCTCAATGCCGAAATCCCCGACACCAAATTCGGTGTCTTCAGGATGTAA
- a CDS encoding prolyl oligopeptidase family serine peptidase — translation MCALLCVLACACAGAQEGTQVKMLQPLTAPGQSLPLVEKRMGEQVVDVPATIGGDPITLQTTIFKPPGNGPFPVLFMNHGKSGGADAHQQERARYVVLSKQFVRRGYAVVIPMRLGFAGSGGIYVNSHCRAEKNGDDQANSLFFAMQYAMKQPWADQTHVLLAGQSHGGLTAIAAGSHNISGVRGVINFAGGVNSRSKCDWQGALVDAFKAYGARSKVPTLWFYGANDAHFGPKLAEDLYAAYTGAGGKAQLVAFGPFKKDAHTMVLSADGVPIWLPETERFLKSVGMPTEIKYAIKE, via the coding sequence TTGTGCGCGCTTCTTTGCGTGCTGGCGTGCGCCTGCGCCGGCGCGCAGGAGGGGACGCAGGTGAAGATGCTGCAGCCGCTGACGGCGCCCGGGCAGTCGCTGCCGCTGGTCGAGAAACGCATGGGCGAACAAGTGGTCGACGTCCCCGCCACCATCGGCGGCGATCCGATCACCTTGCAAACGACGATCTTCAAACCACCGGGCAACGGCCCGTTCCCGGTGCTGTTCATGAACCACGGTAAATCGGGCGGCGCAGACGCCCACCAGCAGGAGCGTGCCCGCTACGTCGTGCTGTCGAAGCAGTTCGTACGGCGCGGCTACGCGGTCGTCATCCCGATGCGGCTCGGTTTCGCCGGCTCGGGCGGCATCTACGTCAACTCCCACTGCCGCGCCGAGAAAAACGGCGACGACCAGGCCAATTCGCTGTTCTTCGCGATGCAATACGCGATGAAGCAGCCGTGGGCCGATCAAACCCACGTGCTGCTGGCCGGCCAGTCGCACGGCGGCCTGACGGCCATCGCCGCCGGCAGCCACAATATCAGCGGTGTGCGCGGCGTGATCAACTTCGCCGGTGGCGTCAACAGCCGCTCCAAGTGCGACTGGCAGGGCGCGCTGGTCGACGCCTTCAAGGCCTACGGCGCGCGCAGCAAGGTGCCGACCCTGTGGTTCTACGGCGCCAACGACGCCCACTTCGGACCGAAGCTGGCCGAGGACCTGTACGCGGCCTACACAGGCGCCGGCGGCAAGGCGCAACTGGTCGCCTTCGGCCCTTTCAAGAAGGACGCGCACACGATGGTGTTGAGCGCGGACGGCGTGCCAATCTGGCTGCCGGAGACCGAACGCTTTCTCAAATCGGTCGGCATGCCGACCGAAATCAAGTACGCAATCAAGGAGTAG
- a CDS encoding enoyl-CoA hydratase/isomerase family protein produces MAFTTLNVTRDGKIATVTLNRPDTRNAFNEETIAEITRAFRELGADDELRAIVLAANGPAFCAGADLNWMKEMAGYTHAENHADALQLAEMLRTIYLCPKPVVAKVQGDCYAGGMGLVAACDIIVAVDEANFCLSEVKLGLIPATISPYVIKAMGENASRRYFLTAERFSAGEALRIGFAHEVVAADALDAMVAEIVKALVNNSPNAVRQAKALVRDVVGQPVNDALLADTAERIAHIRASEQGREGVASFLEKRKPNWLTH; encoded by the coding sequence ATGGCTTTCACCACACTCAACGTTACCCGCGACGGCAAAATCGCCACCGTCACGCTGAACCGGCCGGACACGCGCAACGCCTTCAACGAAGAGACCATCGCCGAAATCACCCGCGCCTTCCGCGAGCTCGGTGCCGACGACGAGCTGCGCGCCATCGTGCTGGCCGCGAACGGCCCGGCCTTCTGCGCCGGCGCCGATTTGAACTGGATGAAAGAAATGGCGGGCTACACGCACGCCGAAAACCATGCCGACGCCCTGCAACTGGCGGAGATGCTGCGCACGATCTACCTGTGTCCCAAGCCCGTGGTGGCCAAGGTGCAGGGCGATTGCTACGCCGGCGGCATGGGCCTGGTGGCCGCCTGCGATATCATCGTCGCGGTCGACGAGGCCAACTTCTGCCTGAGCGAAGTGAAACTGGGCCTGATCCCCGCGACCATTTCGCCCTACGTGATCAAGGCCATGGGCGAAAACGCGTCGCGCCGCTACTTCCTGACGGCGGAGCGCTTCTCCGCCGGCGAAGCGCTGCGCATCGGCTTCGCCCACGAGGTGGTGGCCGCCGACGCCCTCGACGCCATGGTGGCGGAAATCGTCAAGGCGCTGGTCAACAACAGCCCCAACGCGGTGCGGCAAGCCAAGGCGCTGGTGCGCGACGTCGTCGGGCAACCAGTGAACGATGCGCTGCTGGCCGATACCGCCGAGCGCATCGCGCATATCCGCGCATCGGAGCAGGGCCGCGAAGGCGTGGCCTCGTTCCTCGAAAAGCGCAAGCCGAACTGGCTGACGCATTAA
- a CDS encoding GntR family transcriptional regulator, with the protein MSQSGFEFKADANDSSPLYMQIARKLSDDVHNGRYQVDQALPSERALSELLNVSRVTARKAIDQLVDQGLVVRRRGSGNYIAPRIEQPLSNLTSFSEQLQQRGHVPGSRWLKRAIVTPTPEEQLSLGLSPYSKVARLERLRLADDVVMAYEVSVLPQTVLNDPDAVGASLYQYLDSIGQSPVRALQHIRAMNASADLARQLGVPEGQAVLYITRIAYLESGEAMELTHSYCHSDHYDFVAEMRRAT; encoded by the coding sequence ATGAGCCAGAGTGGTTTTGAATTCAAGGCGGACGCCAACGACAGTTCGCCCCTGTACATGCAGATTGCCCGGAAATTGAGCGACGATGTGCATAACGGCCGCTATCAGGTCGATCAGGCGCTGCCGTCCGAGCGGGCGCTGTCTGAGTTGCTCAACGTTTCGCGGGTGACCGCGCGCAAGGCCATCGACCAGCTGGTCGACCAGGGCCTGGTGGTGCGCCGGCGCGGTTCGGGCAACTATATCGCGCCGCGCATCGAGCAGCCGTTGTCGAACCTGACCAGTTTTTCGGAGCAGTTGCAGCAGCGCGGCCACGTGCCGGGCTCGCGCTGGCTCAAGCGGGCGATCGTCACGCCCACGCCCGAGGAGCAGCTGAGCCTGGGCCTGTCGCCGTATTCGAAGGTGGCGCGGCTCGAGCGCCTGCGGCTGGCCGACGACGTGGTCATGGCCTACGAGGTCAGCGTGTTGCCGCAGACGGTGCTCAACGACCCGGACGCGGTCGGCGCCTCCCTGTACCAGTATCTCGACAGCATCGGCCAGTCGCCGGTGCGGGCGCTGCAGCACATCCGCGCGATGAACGCGTCGGCCGACCTGGCGCGCCAGCTGGGCGTGCCGGAGGGGCAGGCGGTGCTGTACATTACGCGTATTGCCTATTTGGAATCCGGCGAGGCGATGGAGTTGACGCATTCATATTGTCATAGTGACCATTACGACTTCGTCGCCGAGATGCGGCGCGCGACCTGA
- a CDS encoding family 10 glycosylhydrolase — MVLVFNAKKRLTLTAGVAGVMAALLDGCSSTPSAPAADGATPPPPSPPPGTPRPPGAIAPPPLPFDPNMPPPAPREFRAAWVSTVANIDWPSRSNLSSEKQQAEAVAILERCKALNLNAIVLQVRPSADAIYPSELEPWSEFLTGQQGRAPKGGYDPLQFWIEQAHVRGLELHAWFNPYRARHATAKSALARNHIANTNPEAVKTYGRYLWMDPGESAASQRTLDVILDVVRRYDIDGVHIDDYFYPYPIDTPNAAGPEGVALDGGAGGGGGRQELEFPDQPSWQRYLLGGGTLDRPHWRRQNVNALIQALYIGIHKEKSWVRFGISPFGIGRPDRRPAGIVGLSQYDKLYADAELWLNNGWLDYLAPQLYWPVAQAPQAFDVLLDYWLAQNTRARHVWPGLYTSRIDNTAKTFAPEEIVKQIGVTRSRAGARGHLHFSVAALMQNRKGITDQLKARTYQAPALSPATPWLGSEAPVAPSATAKRESQGVGLRLAAGGGKPVTHYAIWSRYGAEWRFAVAPASRAVLLLADDAAGQAAETVVVSAVDRLGNESPRISVYKRS; from the coding sequence ATGGTTTTGGTTTTTAATGCAAAGAAACGGCTGACCTTGACCGCCGGCGTGGCCGGCGTCATGGCGGCGCTGCTGGATGGTTGTTCAAGTACGCCGTCGGCGCCCGCCGCCGATGGCGCCACCCCGCCGCCGCCCTCGCCCCCGCCCGGCACGCCGCGCCCGCCGGGTGCCATCGCGCCGCCACCGCTGCCGTTCGATCCGAACATGCCGCCGCCGGCGCCGCGCGAGTTCCGCGCCGCCTGGGTGTCCACGGTTGCCAATATCGACTGGCCCAGCCGCAGCAACCTGAGTTCCGAGAAGCAGCAGGCCGAAGCCGTCGCCATCCTGGAGCGCTGCAAGGCGCTGAACCTGAACGCCATCGTGCTGCAGGTGCGTCCAAGCGCCGACGCCATCTATCCGTCCGAGCTCGAGCCGTGGTCGGAGTTCCTGACCGGCCAGCAGGGCCGCGCGCCCAAGGGCGGCTACGATCCGCTGCAATTCTGGATCGAGCAGGCGCACGTGCGCGGGCTCGAGCTGCATGCGTGGTTCAACCCCTACCGTGCCCGCCACGCGACGGCCAAGTCGGCGCTGGCGCGCAACCACATCGCCAACACCAACCCGGAAGCGGTCAAGACCTACGGCCGCTACCTGTGGATGGACCCGGGCGAGTCGGCCGCCTCGCAGCGCACGCTCGACGTCATCCTCGACGTGGTGCGGCGCTACGACATCGACGGCGTGCACATCGACGATTATTTCTATCCGTATCCGATCGACACGCCCAACGCCGCCGGCCCGGAGGGCGTGGCGCTGGACGGCGGCGCGGGTGGTGGCGGCGGCAGGCAGGAACTGGAATTTCCGGACCAGCCGTCGTGGCAGCGCTATCTGCTCGGCGGCGGTACCTTGGACCGGCCGCACTGGCGGCGCCAGAACGTCAATGCGTTGATCCAGGCGCTGTATATCGGCATCCACAAGGAAAAAAGCTGGGTGCGCTTCGGCATCAGCCCCTTCGGCATCGGCCGGCCGGACCGGCGCCCGGCCGGCATCGTCGGCCTGAGCCAGTACGACAAGCTGTACGCGGACGCCGAACTATGGCTCAACAACGGCTGGCTCGACTATCTGGCGCCGCAGCTGTACTGGCCGGTGGCGCAGGCGCCGCAGGCGTTCGACGTGCTGCTCGATTACTGGCTGGCGCAGAACACGCGCGCGCGCCACGTCTGGCCCGGGCTCTACACCAGCCGCATCGACAACACGGCCAAGACGTTCGCGCCGGAGGAGATCGTCAAGCAGATCGGCGTTACGCGCAGCCGCGCCGGCGCCCGTGGCCATCTGCACTTCTCCGTCGCCGCGCTGATGCAGAACCGCAAGGGCATCACCGACCAGCTCAAGGCGCGCACCTACCAGGCGCCGGCGCTGTCGCCGGCCACGCCGTGGCTGGGGTCCGAAGCGCCGGTCGCGCCGAGCGCGACCGCCAAGCGCGAATCGCAGGGCGTTGGCCTGCGGCTGGCGGCCGGCGGCGGCAAGCCGGTGACGCATTACGCGATCTGGAGCCGCTACGGCGCCGAGTGGCGCTTCGCCGTGGCGCCCGCGTCGCGCGCGGTGCTGCTGTTGGCGGACGACGCGGCCGGGCAGGCGGCCGAGACGGTGGTGGTCAGCGCCGTCGACCGGCTGGGCAATGAAAGCCCGCGCATCAGCGTCTACAAACGGAGCTGA
- a CDS encoding AraC family transcriptional regulator: protein MPDKLTSLMLRHAPADGMHDCALPGVTLIRSSTPTTPMPAVYEPSICVMAQGSKQVLAGEQILNYDSTRYLIAAVDVPAVGAVTEATVARPYLCVYYRFNRPELTRLALKVDAAVRQDGTSGPVRGLAVHDTTPQLVDAFTRLVELLDTPADIATLAPLIEQEIIYRLATGPARAVMHHIASGDRSLNQVSRAIGWIRDHYREPITIDVLAEQAGMSPSSLHAHFKSITHLSPIQYRARLRLQEARRLMVAEGMDAAQAAFKVGYDSASQFSREYGRLYGEAPATDASRLRGRAAIL, encoded by the coding sequence ATGCCCGACAAACTGACCTCATTGATGCTGCGCCACGCGCCAGCGGACGGCATGCACGATTGCGCCCTGCCCGGCGTGACCTTGATCCGCTCGTCCACGCCGACCACGCCGATGCCGGCGGTCTACGAACCGTCCATTTGCGTGATGGCGCAGGGCAGCAAGCAGGTGCTGGCCGGCGAGCAGATATTGAACTACGACAGTACCCGTTATCTGATCGCGGCGGTGGACGTGCCGGCCGTCGGCGCGGTGACCGAGGCCACGGTGGCGCGGCCCTATTTGTGCGTGTATTACCGCTTCAACCGGCCGGAGTTGACCAGGCTGGCGTTGAAAGTCGACGCCGCCGTGCGGCAGGATGGGACATCCGGTCCCGTGCGCGGGCTGGCGGTTCACGACACGACGCCGCAACTGGTGGACGCGTTCACCAGGCTGGTGGAGTTGCTCGACACGCCGGCCGACATTGCGACCCTGGCGCCGTTGATCGAGCAGGAAATCATCTATCGGCTGGCCACCGGGCCGGCGCGGGCTGTCATGCATCATATCGCCAGCGGCGACCGCAGCCTGAACCAGGTGTCGCGGGCGATCGGCTGGATCAGGGACCATTATCGCGAGCCGATCACCATCGATGTGCTGGCCGAGCAGGCCGGCATGAGTCCGTCGTCGCTGCATGCGCATTTCAAGTCGATTACCCACTTGAGTCCGATCCAGTATCGGGCCCGCTTGCGGCTGCAGGAGGCGCGGCGGCTGATGGTGGCCGAGGGCATGGACGCGGCGCAGGCGGCCTTCAAGGTCGGCTACGACAGCGCCTCCCAGTTCAGCCGCGAGTATGGGCGCCTGTATGGCGAGGCGCCCGCCACCGATGCCAGCCGCCTGCGGGGGCGGGCGGCAATACTGTAA
- a CDS encoding ATPase produces the protein MNGLGLGIDAGGTQTRWALADAAGVVVAEGAVDGMSATQMGNDGGRDAVRAVFANLAAQVLAAGRPVAVCAGLTGFDGAAGLPAQWLAELLNVAPAAVTVRSDIEIAYLDGFAPGEGYLVYAGTGSIAAWIAPDGQFHRAGGRGVTLDDGGGGFWIAREAMRHIWRLEDEEPGAWQRSAMARAVFDHVGGSDWALSRQFIYGQERGAIGRLALAVAASADADPFARGILEQAGRELARIALALVRRYGPRPIALAGRAATLHPLIAQTMRAALPEALLLTQRATKAHHAAARIALNSLN, from the coding sequence GTGAACGGCCTGGGCCTTGGCATCGACGCGGGCGGCACGCAAACCCGCTGGGCGCTGGCCGATGCGGCCGGCGTCGTCGTCGCCGAGGGTGCGGTCGACGGCATGTCGGCCACGCAGATGGGCAATGACGGCGGCCGCGACGCCGTGCGCGCCGTCTTCGCCAACTTGGCGGCGCAGGTGCTGGCCGCCGGCCGGCCTGTGGCCGTGTGCGCAGGCCTGACCGGTTTCGACGGCGCCGCCGGCTTGCCGGCGCAATGGCTGGCCGAATTGCTGAACGTCGCGCCGGCCGCCGTGACCGTGCGCAGCGATATCGAAATCGCCTATTTGGACGGCTTCGCGCCCGGCGAGGGCTATCTGGTGTACGCCGGCACCGGCTCGATCGCCGCCTGGATCGCGCCGGACGGCCAGTTCCACCGCGCCGGCGGACGCGGCGTGACCCTGGACGACGGCGGCGGCGGCTTCTGGATCGCGCGCGAGGCGATGCGCCACATCTGGCGCCTGGAGGACGAGGAGCCCGGCGCGTGGCAACGTTCGGCCATGGCGCGCGCTGTGTTCGACCACGTCGGCGGCAGCGACTGGGCCTTGTCTCGTCAGTTTATCTACGGGCAGGAGCGGGGCGCGATCGGGCGGCTGGCGCTGGCCGTCGCCGCCAGTGCCGACGCCGATCCGTTCGCGCGCGGCATCCTCGAACAGGCCGGCCGCGAACTGGCGCGCATCGCGCTGGCGCTGGTGCGCCGCTACGGGCCGCGTCCAATTGCATTGGCCGGACGCGCCGCCACCTTGCATCCGCTGATTGCGCAAACGATGCGCGCGGCGTTGCCCGAAGCGTTGTTGCTGACGCAGCGCGCAACAAAAGCGCACCACGCGGCGGCCCGTATTGCTCTAAACTCACTGAATTGA
- the bioA gene encoding adenosylmethionine--8-amino-7-oxononanoate transaminase, giving the protein MQDKTQSEWVARSLRSVWHPCTQMQHHETVPLIPVSRGKGAWLYDHEGRRYLDAISSWWVNLFGHANPRINAALKDQLDTLEHAMLAGFTHEPVIELSEKLSALTGHVLGHSFYASDGASAVEIALKMSFHSWRNNGKAGKQEFVCLKGSYHGETIGALAVTDVALFKDAYGPLLRASQTVMSPDARNAAEGETAEDMARRAAADVERLFVEKADKIAAIIIEPLVQCATGMAMHDPLYLKLVRELCDRHQVHLILDEIAVGCGRTGTFFACEQAAVWPDFLCLSKGISGGYLPLSLVMTRDDIYQSFYSSDVTRGFLHSHSYTGNPLACRAALATLQIFEEDNVLDANKVKAARLTAALQPLAQHRQVRNFRQRGMIWAFDAIGATPDFSRRFFATAVEHELLMRPIGATVYMMPPYILNDDEIDGLAANTLAVFDKTMAG; this is encoded by the coding sequence TTGCAAGACAAAACACAAAGCGAATGGGTGGCACGCAGCCTGCGCAGCGTATGGCACCCATGCACGCAGATGCAGCACCATGAGACAGTACCTTTGATCCCGGTCAGCCGGGGCAAGGGCGCGTGGCTGTACGACCATGAAGGCCGTCGCTACCTGGACGCGATCAGCTCCTGGTGGGTCAACCTGTTCGGCCACGCCAACCCGCGCATCAACGCCGCGCTGAAGGACCAGCTGGACACGCTGGAACACGCCATGCTGGCCGGCTTCACGCACGAACCGGTGATCGAACTGTCGGAAAAACTGTCGGCGCTGACCGGCCATGTGCTGGGCCATAGCTTCTACGCCAGCGACGGCGCCTCGGCGGTGGAAATCGCGCTCAAAATGAGCTTCCACTCGTGGCGCAACAACGGCAAGGCCGGCAAGCAGGAATTCGTCTGCCTCAAAGGCAGCTACCACGGCGAGACCATTGGCGCGCTGGCCGTCACCGACGTCGCCCTGTTCAAGGACGCCTACGGCCCGCTGCTGCGCGCCTCGCAGACGGTGATGTCGCCGGATGCACGCAACGCCGCCGAAGGCGAGACGGCAGAGGACATGGCGCGCCGCGCCGCCGCCGACGTCGAACGCCTGTTCGTCGAAAAAGCCGACAAGATCGCCGCCATCATCATCGAACCGCTGGTGCAATGCGCCACCGGCATGGCGATGCACGACCCACTGTACCTCAAACTGGTGCGTGAACTGTGCGACCGCCACCAGGTGCACCTGATCCTCGACGAAATCGCCGTCGGCTGCGGCCGCACCGGCACCTTCTTCGCCTGCGAGCAGGCCGCCGTCTGGCCGGACTTCCTGTGCCTGTCCAAGGGCATCAGCGGCGGCTACCTGCCGCTGTCGCTGGTGATGACGCGCGACGACATCTACCAGTCCTTCTACAGCAGCGACGTCACGCGCGGCTTCCTGCACTCGCACTCGTACACCGGCAACCCGCTGGCCTGCCGCGCCGCGCTGGCGACCTTGCAAATCTTCGAGGAAGATAATGTCCTCGACGCGAACAAGGTCAAGGCGGCGCGCCTGACGGCCGCGCTGCAACCGCTGGCGCAGCACCGCCAGGTGCGCAACTTCCGCCAGCGCGGCATGATCTGGGCCTTCGACGCCATCGGCGCCACGCCGGACTTCTCGCGCCGCTTCTTCGCCACGGCGGTCGAGCATGAACTGCTGATGCGCCCCATCGGCGCCACCGTCTACATGATGCCGCCGTATATCCTGAACGACGACGAAATCGACGGCCTGGCCGCCAACACGCTGGCCGTGTTCGACAAAACGATGGCGGGCTGA
- a CDS encoding YchJ family metal-binding protein, with amino-acid sequence MSKKSAAPAGCPCGGPSLAACCGPYIAGAAIPPTAETLMRSRYTAYGLRDEPYLLATWHASTRPSEPILSDEEKLQWLGLEVKSALRLRQRKAVVALVATAKTTDPERDTVEFVARFKVNGKAQRLHEISNFVREPTEGGPRWYYVDGSFPE; translated from the coding sequence ATGTCCAAGAAGTCCGCCGCGCCCGCCGGCTGCCCATGCGGCGGCCCGTCCCTCGCGGCCTGCTGCGGCCCCTATATCGCGGGCGCCGCCATCCCGCCCACCGCCGAAACGCTGATGCGCTCGCGTTACACCGCCTATGGCCTGCGCGACGAGCCCTATTTGCTGGCCACCTGGCACGCCAGCACCCGCCCGAGCGAGCCGATCCTGAGCGACGAAGAAAAATTGCAATGGTTGGGACTTGAGGTAAAATCTGCTTTACGTTTACGTCAACGTAAAGCAGTAGTTGCATTGGTGGCAACTGCGAAGACAACTGATCCGGAGCGCGACACGGTCGAATTCGTCGCCCGTTTCAAGGTCAACGGCAAGGCGCAGCGCCTCCACGAGATCAGCAACTTCGTGCGCGAGCCGACCGAGGGCGGCCCGCGCTGGTATTACGTTGACGGTAGTTTTCCCGAATAA